A single genomic interval of Pyrus communis chromosome 5, drPyrComm1.1, whole genome shotgun sequence harbors:
- the LOC137734651 gene encoding L10-interacting MYB domain-containing protein-like: protein MYSSSRSKATWTPGHRKIFFDLCLEEVDKGNKPGTHFTKEGWRNLIEGFYEQTGLRYTKKQMKNHWDFTKKQWKVWVKLLGESDMKWDPTTNQFGASAEEWAYHIQVNPEAAQFQHKEIPCPDVLEILFVGTTDSGDMEPCDSQRRQSNSSDNSFLHSEEQDLVTVELGEEHLSNAMPLRSYVAQSEHRLTTASEQSISSSSHSKAKAVWSPVSHGVFIDLCLEETLKGNKPGTHFTRDAWRTIVESFHQKTGLMYDRLQLKNHWDVTKEQWRIWCKLIGTTSMGWNPNTRRFGASDEDWANYLETDPEAASFRFKEPQCADKLEAIFDGTTDTGETEPPARRRKYNDNLSTSVLHIEDGGIANQEENNVEQLDAVTVAFAQGKPTYSIGECINCLDAMEEVEQGSDLYLFALDVFLKKEYREIFLLLKRPSVRIAWLRRLQSVGPPLF, encoded by the exons ATGTATAGCTCATCACGATCAAAAGCCACCTGGACTCCGGGGCACCGGAAAATATTCTTTGATCTTTGTCTGGAAGAGGTGGACAAAGGGAATAAGCCCGGTACACACTTTACCAAGGAGGGTTGGAGGAATCTCATCGAAGGGTTCTACGAGCAGACGGGTTTAAGGTACACtaagaagcaaatgaagaacCATTGGGATTTCACCAAGAAGCAATGGAAAGTTTGGGTTAAGCTCCTTGGTGAGAGCGATATGAAGTGGGATCCTACGACCAATCAATTCGGTGCTAGTGCAGAAGAATGGGCTTACCACATACAG GTGAACCCCGAAGCTGCACAGTTTCAGCATAAAGAAATCCCGTGCCCTGACGTATTGGAAATCCTTTTTGTTGGCACTACGGATTCTGGGGACATGGAACCTTGTGATTCTCAGAGGAGGCAAAGCAATAGCTCGGACAACTCCTTTCTGCACTCAGAAGAACAAGATTTGGTGACTGTGGAGCTGGGAGAGGAGCATCTTTCAAACGCTATGCCATTAAGGAGTTACGTGGCTCAGTCCGAACACCGTCTAACAACTGCAAGTGAGCAAAGCATATCTAGCTCATCCCATTCGAAGGCAAAGGCGGTTTGGTCGCCTGTGTCCCACGGTGTATTTATCGATCTATGTCTGGAAGAGACATTGAAAGGGAACAAACCCGGGACACATTTTACCAGGGACGCTTGGAGGACTATTGTCGAATCGTTTCACCAAAAAACTGGCCTTATGTACGATAGGTTACAGTTGAAGAATCACTGGGATGTCACCAAGGAACAATGGAGAATATGGTGTAAGCTAATTGGCACAACTAGCATGGGTTGGAATCCGAACACCAGACGATTTGGAGCAAGTGATGAAGATTGGGCCAATTACTTAGAG ACCGACCCCGAAGCTGCTTCATTCCGCTTTAAGGAACCTCAATGCGCTGACAAACTGGAAGCCATATTTGACGGAACAACAGATACCGGAGAGACAGAGCCTCCTGCCAGGCGTAGGAAGTACAACGATAACTTGAGTACCTCCGTTTTGCATATAGAAGACGGAGGCATAGCGAACCAAGAGGAGAACAACGTTGAGCAACTTGATGCCGTAACAGTTGCTTTTGCACAAGGCAAGCCCACTTATAGCATTGGGGAGTGCATCAACTGTCTTGATGCCATGGAGGAAGTAGAACAAGGAAGTGATCTCTATTTGTTTGCATTAGATGTATTCCTGAAAAAGGAATACAGGGAAATCTTTCTTCTACTGAAAAGGCCTAGTGTCAGGATTGCTTGGTTGCGGCGGCTACAATCCGTCGGTCCGCCATTGTTTTAG
- the LOC137734652 gene encoding uncharacterized protein At2g39920-like isoform X2 translates to MAVIWSGSTPRRVFPMKVQSCENRSHGIVETHNPSFDYNHCQILSLHMELNGEADHFPSMCRVVALQYIKEGQYVRDLNSTMSMIQNYFSGITPAHDGLDVVLINIDDIRSSNPRHINLPLPQYDQYGCSDCVEEAKHLKHRFILRLYMELHASGWPLILLSRKPEADRNSFIEDLISAGFRAWSTLIMRSEDELHMESRDYFSKRRDAMQREGFRIIASISSHMDALRGPFSEERIFKLPNPIYHNFSTSNCGHTCRRRRYHTG, encoded by the exons ATGGCCGTCATATGGAGCGGGAGTACTCCGCGCAGAGTCTTTCCAATGAAGGTTCAG TCTTGCGAAAATAGGAGTCATGGAATCGTTGAGACTCATAACCCTAGTTTCGATTACAATCACTGCCAGATCTTGTCTCTGCATATGGAACTCAACGGTGAAGCAGATCACTTCCCTTCAATGTGCAGGGTTGTTGCCCTTCAGTACATCAAAGAAGGTCAATATGTAAGAGATTTAAATTCTACCATGTCAATGATTCAGAATTATTTCAGCGGCATTACCCCAGCACACGATGGTCTGGACGTGGTCTTGATCAACATAGATGACATTCGTTCTTCAAATCCTCGGCACATTAACTTGCCACTGCCCCA ATATGATCAGTATGGTTGTAGTGATTGTGTGGAAGAGGCAAAGCATCTGAAGCACAGGTTTATTCTGAGATTATACATGGAACTTCATGCTAGCGGTTGGCCTTTGATTCTGCTATCAAGAAAGCCGGAGGCGGATCGGAATTCCTTCATAGAGGATCTTATATCTGCAGGGTTTAGAGCTTGGTCTACATTGATAATGAG ATCGGAAGATGAATTGCATATGGAGAGCCGTGACTACTTCTCAAAACGAAGGGATGCAATGCAGAGGGAAGGCTTCCGCATAATAGCCTCCATTAGCAGTCATATGGATGCTCTAAGAGGTCCGTTTTCAGAAGAGCGGATTTTCAAGCTTCCAAACCCAATTTATCACAATTTTTCAACATCGAATTGCGGACATACGTGTAGACGCAGGCGTTACCACACTGGCTAG
- the LOC137734652 gene encoding uncharacterized protein At2g39920-like isoform X1 has protein sequence MSAYGRHMEREYSAQSLSNEGSERASSYAMETGFYMSSFATTIFIGALITVGLLLIALLIALTVMLQSCENRSHGIVETHNPSFDYNHCQILSLHMELNGEADHFPSMCRVVALQYIKEGQYVRDLNSTMSMIQNYFSGITPAHDGLDVVLINIDDIRSSNPRHINLPLPQYDQYGCSDCVEEAKHLKHRFILRLYMELHASGWPLILLSRKPEADRNSFIEDLISAGFRAWSTLIMRSEDELHMESRDYFSKRRDAMQREGFRIIASISSHMDALRGPFSEERIFKLPNPIYHNFSTSNCGHTCRRRRYHTG, from the exons ATGTCTGCCTATGGCCGTCATATGGAGCGGGAGTACTCCGCGCAGAGTCTTTCCAATGAAGGTTCAG AAAGGGCAAGCAGTTATGCCATGGAGACAGGATTCTACATGTCGTCTTTTGCTACGACAATCTTCATTGGCGCACTTATAACTGTTGGGCTCTTATTAATCGCCTTGCTGATTGCACTGACTGTAATGCTGCAGTCTTGCGAAAATAGGAGTCATGGAATCGTTGAGACTCATAACCCTAGTTTCGATTACAATCACTGCCAGATCTTGTCTCTGCATATGGAACTCAACGGTGAAGCAGATCACTTCCCTTCAATGTGCAGGGTTGTTGCCCTTCAGTACATCAAAGAAGGTCAATATGTAAGAGATTTAAATTCTACCATGTCAATGATTCAGAATTATTTCAGCGGCATTACCCCAGCACACGATGGTCTGGACGTGGTCTTGATCAACATAGATGACATTCGTTCTTCAAATCCTCGGCACATTAACTTGCCACTGCCCCA ATATGATCAGTATGGTTGTAGTGATTGTGTGGAAGAGGCAAAGCATCTGAAGCACAGGTTTATTCTGAGATTATACATGGAACTTCATGCTAGCGGTTGGCCTTTGATTCTGCTATCAAGAAAGCCGGAGGCGGATCGGAATTCCTTCATAGAGGATCTTATATCTGCAGGGTTTAGAGCTTGGTCTACATTGATAATGAG ATCGGAAGATGAATTGCATATGGAGAGCCGTGACTACTTCTCAAAACGAAGGGATGCAATGCAGAGGGAAGGCTTCCGCATAATAGCCTCCATTAGCAGTCATATGGATGCTCTAAGAGGTCCGTTTTCAGAAGAGCGGATTTTCAAGCTTCCAAACCCAATTTATCACAATTTTTCAACATCGAATTGCGGACATACGTGTAGACGCAGGCGTTACCACACTGGCTAG
- the LOC137733786 gene encoding sedoheptulose-1,7-bisphosphatase, chloroplastic-like: protein MEATMACCSSTRAFLPAAGVVSHQHSTSLVAPSFSSKSLKSSSLFGESLRRVPRSSLKVSKTKHYTHVTKCAIGDSLEEFLAKATPDKGLIRLLISMGEALRTISFKVRTAACGGTACINSFGDEQLAVDMLADKLLFEALSYSHVCKYACSEEVPELQDMGGPIEGGFSVAFDPLDGSSIVDTNFTVGTIFGVWPGDKLTGVTGRDQVAAAMGIYGPRTTYVLAIKGFPGTHEFLLLDEGKWQHVKETTEIGEGKMFSPGNLRATFDNPDYDKLINYYVKEKYTLRYTGGMVPDVNQIIVKEKGVFTNVISPTTKAKLRLLFEVAPLGLLIENAGGFSSDGHQSVLDKVVVNLDDRTQVAYGSKNEIIRFEETLYGSSRLKGVPVGAAA, encoded by the exons ATGGAGGCCACCATGGCTTGCTGCTCATCCACCAGGGCGTTCCTGCCGGCTGCCGGCGTTGTGAGTCACCAGCATTCCACTTCACTTGTGGCTCCATCTTTTAGCTCCAAG AGCCTAAAATCAAGCTCCCTCTTCGGAGAATCACTACGACGAGTGCCACGATCATCGCTCAAGGTTTCCAAGACAAAACATTACACCCATGTGACAAAATGTGCAATCGGTGATAGCCTG GAGGAGTTTCTTGCAAAGGCAACCCCGGATAAGGGTCTGATCCGGTTGCTGATAAGCATGGGAGAAGCACTGAGGACTATTTCCTTCAAGGTCAGAACAGCTGCTTGTGGAGGAACGGCCTGCATTAATTCTTTCGGGGATGAGCAGCTTGCCGTGGATATGCTTGCTGACAAGCTTTTGTTTGAG GCCTTAAGTTACTCGCATGTCTGCAAATACGCTTGCTCTGAAGAGGTTCCGGAACTCCAAGACATGGGAGGTCCAATTGAAG GTGGATTTAGTGTTGCTTTTGATCCGCTCGATGGCTCCAGCATTGTCGACACCAACTTCACTGTAGGCACCATCTTTGGTGTGTGGCCAGGAGATAAGTTAACTGGGGTAACAGGAAGAGACCAAGTTGCTGCAGCCATGGGAATTTACGGTCCTAGAACTACATATGTTCTTGCTATCAAGGGCTTCCCTGGAACCCACGAATTTCTTCTTCTCGATGAAG GAAAGTGGCAGCATGTCAAAGAGACAACAGAGATTGGTGAAGGAAAGATGTTTTCGCCTGGAAATTTGAGAGCCACGTTTGACAATCCAGACTATGACAAG TTGATCAACTACTATGTAAAAGAGAAGTACACATTGAGATACACCGGAGGAATGGTTCCGGATGTCAACCAG ATAATTGTGAAAGAGAAAGGGGTTTTCACAAACGTTATATCTCCAACCACGAAAGCCAAGCTGAGGCTGTTATTTGAGGTAGCTCCATTAGGGTTGTTGATTGAGAATGCTGGAGGCTTTAGTAGTGATGGTCATCAGTCTGTGCTAGACAAGGTGGTCGTTAACCTCGACGATAGAACTCAGGTTGCTTATGGATCGAAAAATGAGATTATCCGGTTCGAAGAAACTCTATACGGATCATCCAGGCTCAAGGGGGTGCCTGTTGGAGCTGCAGCTTAA
- the LOC137735539 gene encoding laccase-4-like: MEFLGLRFRTMLFLVAFLYPAFVESLIRHYKFSVVYKNTTNLCSSKPIVTVNGKFPGPTLYAREDDTVIVRVTNHVKYNVTIHWHGVKQRGTGWSDGPAYITQCPIQPGQNYIYNFTLTGQRGTLLWHAHDSWLRATLHGAIVILPKRSTPYPFPTPDEEKIIIMAEWWKSDVEDVINQATQSGLPPNVSDAHTINGRVGPLPGCSSQGGYTLHVENGKTYMLRIVNAAINDELFFKVAGHSLTVVEVDASYTKPFQTDTIYTGPGQTTNVILTANQGIGKYFITASPFMDAPIGFDNATVIATLRYKGTPANPTAILTSIPPRNATPLTDTFVDSLRSLNSKQYPADVPLTIDHSLFFTISVGANPCAACVSGSKLVSAINNVSFVMPSISLLQAYYYNVKGVYTLDFPANPPIPFNYTGTSPANLQTTNGTRLYRLEYNSTVQIVLQGTAIIAPESHPTHLHGFNFFVVGKGLGNFDPKKDPEKFNLVDPVERNTVSVPTAGWTAIRFRANNPGIWFLHCHLEVHTSWGLKMAFLVENGEGQNESLPPPPTDLPTC; this comes from the exons ATGGAGTTCTTGGGGCTTCGATTTCGAACAATGTTGTTCTTGGTTGCCTTCTTGTATCCCGCATTCGTCGAGTCCTTGATTCGACACTATAAATTCAGT gTGGTCTACAAGAACACAACAAATCTTTGTTCCTCGAAGCCCATCGTCACCGTGAACGGGAAGTTCCCCGGACCAACCCTCTACGCAAGGGAAGATGATACTGTAATTGTAAGGGTCACCAACCATGTGAAATACAATGTCACAATCCACTG GCATGGGGTGAAGCAACGTGGAACAGGTTGGTCAGACGGGCCAGCATACATCACACAATGCCCCATACAGCCTGGCCAAAACTACATCTACAATTTCACACTTACAGGCCAAAGAGGCACCCTTCTTTGGCATGCACACGACTCTTGGCTAAGGGCCACTCTACATGGTGCTATCGTCATCTTACCTAAGAGAAGCACTCCTTACCCTTTTCCCACTCCTGATGAGGAAAAAATTATCATCATGG CTGAATGGTGGAAATCAGACGTTGAAGATGTGATCAATCAAGCTACACAGTCTGGCCTTCCACCAAATGTCTCAGATGCACACACCATCAATGGCCGCGTAGGACCACTTCCTGGTTGCTCTTCTCAGG GGGGCTACACTTTACATGTTGAAAATGGCAAGACCTACATGCTACGCATTGTGAACGCTGCGATAAAcgatgaattgttcttcaaggtAGCAGGGCACAGCCTAACCGTTGTAGAAGTCGACGCCTCCTACACCAAGCCGTTCCAAACTGACACAATATACACCGGTCCAGGTCAAACCACAAACGTAATTCTAACAGCAAACCAGGGGATTGGCAAGTACTTCATAACAGCGTCTCCTTTCATGGACGCGCCAATTGGGTTCGACAATGCAACTGTGATCGCTACTTTGCGCTACAAAGGCACCCCGGCAAATCCCACAGCTATCTTAACCAGCATTCCTCCTCGCAATGCAACCCCGTTAACAGACACTTTTGTTGACTCCCTTCGAAGCCTCAATTCGAAACAATACCCAGCCGATGTCCCATTAACTATAGACCATTCGCTTTTTTTCACCATTTCAGTTGGTGCAAATCCATGTGCTGCATGTGTCAGTGGAAGCAAACTAGTATCTGCCATCAACAATGTTAGCTTCGTGATGCCAAGTATCTCTCTCCTTCAAGCATATTACTACAATGTAAAGGGAGTCTACACACTTGATTTTCCGGCAAACCCTCCAATTCCTTTTAATTACACCGGCACATCTCCGGCGAACCTTCAGACCACAAACGGGACAAGACTATACCGGCTGGAGTATAATTCGACGGTTCAGATTGTGTTGCAGGGCACTGCTATCATAGCACCAGAGAGCCATCCAACCCATCTTCATGGATTCAATTTCTTTGTGGTTGGGAAAGGATTAGGTAATTTTGATCCAAAGAAGGACCCAGAAAAATTTAATCTTGTTGACCCAGTTGAGAGGAACACAGTATCAGTACCTACTGCTGGATGGACCGCAATCAGATTCAGAGCAAATAATCCAG GCATTTGGTTCCTGCATTGTCACTTGGAAGTTCACACATCATGGGGGCTGAAGATGGCATTCTTAGTGGAAAACGGAGAAGGACAAAACGAGTCTCTGCCACCACCTCCGACTGATCTTCCAACCTGCTAG
- the LOC137735726 gene encoding transcription factor DIVARICATA-like, with protein sequence METLYPASNMADYDWYSEWTKEENKMFERALAMFDEKTPDRWRKVAEMIPGKTEIDVIKQYQDLEEDVCEIESGRFPIPPGYPQSYFTLELGDDRDFDANRKRPAAAAARGSDQERKKGIPWTPEEHRRFLLGLLKHGKGDWRNISRNYVVTKTPTQVASHAQKYFMRQHSGGKDKRRPSIHDITTVNLTSNTPPETNGSPSDQSPPEQMSTESPNVLLDWNAADDGGAAMVFGSTHGNLLNPSPYDVPADGIKMQLQKLYSHAHYAAHATPQNSLYLRQSARHQIHG encoded by the exons ATGGAGACCTTGTATCCGGCTTCAAACATGGCGGATTATGATTGGTACTCAGAGTGGACTAAGGAGGAGAACAAGATGTTTGAGAGAGCCCTGGCGATGTTCGATGAGAAAACGCCGGACAGGTGGCGGAAGGTGGCGGAGATGATACCGGGGAAGACGGAGATCGACGTGATCAAACAGTACCAGGACCTGGAGGAAGATGTTTGTGAAATAGAATCCGGGAGGTTTCCGATTCCTCCAGGGTATCCTCAGTCGTACTTCACATTGGAGTTGGGGGATGATCGAGATTTCGATGCTAATCGAAAGAGGCCGGCAGCGGCAGCGGCGAGGGGTTCTGATCAGGAGAGGAAGAAGGGAATTCCATGGACACCCGAAGAGCACAG GCGGTTTCTGCTGGGACTTCTAAAGCACGGGAAAGGGGACTGGAGAAACATCTCTCGGAATTATGTGGTCACTAAAACTCCCACACAAGTAGCAAGCCATGCTCAGAAATACTTCATGAGGCAACATTCAGGCGGGAAAGATAAAAGGCGGCCAAGCATCCATGACATAACCACTGTCAACCTCACAAGCAATACTCCACCGGAAACTAACGGGTCTCCTTCAGACCAGTCTCCACCAGAGCAGATGTCCACTGAATCGCCAAACGTTTTACTTGACTGGAATGCAGCTGATGATGGAGGAGCCGCCATGGTTTTCGGCTCTACTCATGGCAATCTCTTAAATCCATCTCCATATGATGTACCGGCAGATGGGATTAAAATGCAGTTGCAGAAACTATACAGCCACGCTCATTATGCTGCTCACGCCACACCTCAAAATTCGCTATATCTAAGGCAGTCCGCGAGACATCAGATTCATGGATAA
- the LOC137734069 gene encoding coronatine-insensitive protein 1-like has product MEDRSVRCRISDVVMDCVMPYLHDPKDRDAVSLVCKRWYELDALTRKHVTIALCYTTTPDRLRQRFQHLESLKLKGKPRAAMFNLIPEDWGGFVTPWVIEIANSFHRLKCLHFRRMIVSDSDLELLAESRGRVLQVLKLDKCSGFTTGGLLHIGRSCRNLRTLFLEESSIVEKDGDWLHALAVNNTVLETLNFYMTDLIKVKFEDLELIAKNCRSLTSVKISDCEILELVGFFRHAAVLEEFCGGSFNDQSERYSVVTLPQKLCRLGLTYMGKNEMPIVFPFATLLKKLDLLYALLDTEDHCTLIQRCPNLEVLETRNVIGDRGLEVLARSCKRLRRLRIERGADEGMEDEEGVVSQRGLTALSQGCLELEYLAVYVSDITNASLEYIGTHSKNLSDFRLVLLDREETITDLPLDNGVRALLRGCHKLRRFALYLRRGGLTDLGLSYVGRYSPNVRWMLLGYVGESDAGLLEFSKGCPSLQKLEMRGCCFSERALADAVMQLTSLRYLWVQGYRVSATGRDLLAMARPFWNIELIPPRRVGVPDQQGEALVVEHPAHILAYYSLAGPRTDFPDTVIPVDPASSLIS; this is encoded by the exons ATGGAGGATCGAAGCGTGCGGTGTAGGATTTCCGACGTCGTAATGGACTGCGTGATGCCGTATCTCCACGACCCAAAGGACCGCGACGCCGTGTCGTTGGTGTGCAAGCGGTGGTACGAGCTCGACGCGCTCACGCGGAAGCATGTGACCATCGCGCTCTGCTACACCACGACCCCGGATCGGCTGCGGCAGCGGTTTCAGCACCTGGAGTCGCTGAAGCTGAAGGGGAAGCCGAGGGCGGCGATGTTTAATCTGATTCCCGAGGACTGGGGAGGGTTTGTAACGCCGTGGGTGATCGAGATCGCCAACTCCTTCCACCGCTTGAAGTGTCTGCACTTTCGGCGGATGATTGTTAGTGATTCGGACCTGGAGCTCCTGGCTGAGTCACGTGGGCGCGTGCTTCAGGTGCTTAAGCTCGACAAGTGCTCAGGGTTTACCACCGGTGGGCTTTTGCACATCGGCCGCTCCTGCAG GAATTTGAGAACCTTGTTTTTGGAAGAGAGCTCCATAGTTGAGAAAGATGGCGACTGGCTCCACGCGCTTGCTGTAAACAATACTGTCCTGGAGACTCTGAATTTTTATATGACCGATCTTATCAAAGTCAAATTCGAAGACCTTGAACTCATAGCCAAAAACTGCCGCTCCTTAACCTCTGTGAAAATTAGTGATTGCGAAATCTTGGAACTGGTTGGCTTCTTCCGTCATGCGGCCGTCTTGGAAGAATTTTGTGGGGGTTCCTTCAACGACCAATCCGAGAGGTACTCTGTTGTAACTTTACCCCAAAAACTTTGCCGTCTCGGTCTAACATACATGGGAAAGAATGAAATGCCAATAGTGTTCCCATTTGCAACCCTTCTCAAAAAGCTCGATCTCCTTTATGCATTGCTGGACACTGAGGACCATTGCACATTAATTCAGAGGTGCCCCAACCTGGAAGTTCTGGAG ACAAGGAATGTTATTGGAGATAGAGGACTAGAAGTTCTTGCTCGGAGTTGCAAGAGACTAAGGAGGCTCCGAATTGAGCGGGGTGCAGATGAAGGCATGGAGGACGAAGAAGGTGTTGTTTCCCAACGGGGTCTTACGGCCCTGTCGCAGGGATGCCTTGAGCTCGAATACCTGGCTGTTTATGTATCGGACATCACCAATGCATCTCTGGAATACATTGGGActcactccaaaaatctctctGATTTTCGCCTTGTCTTGCTTGACCGAGAAGAGACAATAACAGATTTGCCACTTGACAATGGGGTTCGAGCTCTTTTGAGGGGATGCCATAAGCTTCGAAGGTTTGCTCTGTATCTCCGTCGTGGGGGGTTGACTGACCTCGGACTGAGTTACGTTGGCCGGTACAGTCCGAATGTGAGATGGATGCTTCTGGGTTATGTTGGGGAATCTGATGCAGGGCTTTTGGAGTTCTCAAAGGGTTGCCCTAGCCTGCAAAAATTGGAAATGAGGGGTTGCTGCTTCAGCGAGCGTGCACTCGCTGATGCAGTAATGCAACTGACTTCCCTTAGGTACTTGTGGGTGCAGGGGTACAGAGTATCTGCTACTGGTCGCGACCTTTTGGCAATGGCTCGCCCGTTTTGGAATATAGAGTTGATTCCTCCCAGACGAGTTGGTGTTCCTGATCAGCAGGGGGAGGCGTTAGTGGTCGAGCATCCAGCCCATATACTTGCATACTACTCACTTGCTGGACCGAGAACAGATTTTCCAGATACTGTTATTCCCGTGGATCCGGCATCTTCACTCATCTCCTAG